A single genomic interval of Picosynechococcus sp. PCC 7003 harbors:
- a CDS encoding VWA domain-containing protein, with amino-acid sequence MATSSSCKPFSQRSLTLLLSGCLLGGQILAGCQMASQRNLETGMDSATAPQITETEAMPPTSPPFDGEIPQEVPDLSQEDYNLIRDNPFQLVRTEPLSTFALDVDSGAYSNVRRFLDDGQLPPADAVRLEEMINYFTYDYPAPDNQPFAINTELSQAPWQPQHQLLRIGIKGKEIENEALPPSNLVFLFDVSGSMNDPDKLPLLKSAFRLLVNELRPEDRVSIVVYAGAAGLVLPSTSGAEKETILAALDNLEAGGSTAGGEGIELAYQEAAENFLDNGNNRIILATDGDFNVGMSSDAELIRLIEQKREQDIFLTVLGFGTGNLKDAKMEQLANNGNGNYAYIDNILEAKKVLVTEMGGTLLTLAKDVKIQVEFNPAQVQAYRLLGYENRLLAAQDFNDDTKDAGELGAGHTVTALYEIVPVGVDSPVELPTVDDLKYQETQPNSGNFAGELLQLKLRYKPPTGDNSELITQAIANDGKPLDQASPDFRFAAAVAEFGMLLRDSPYRGESSFDQVLELAQGSKGADPEGYRSEFIQLVKTAQALKF; translated from the coding sequence ATGGCCACTTCATCATCCTGTAAACCGTTTTCCCAGCGTTCCCTCACATTACTGCTTAGTGGTTGTTTGTTAGGGGGACAAATTCTCGCCGGTTGTCAGATGGCCTCCCAGAGGAATTTAGAAACGGGTATGGATAGCGCCACAGCGCCCCAGATTACCGAAACAGAAGCGATGCCCCCTACGAGTCCTCCCTTCGATGGCGAAATTCCTCAAGAAGTTCCAGATTTATCCCAAGAGGACTACAACCTCATCCGTGATAATCCTTTCCAACTGGTGCGCACCGAACCCCTTTCGACCTTTGCTCTGGATGTAGACTCCGGCGCCTATAGTAATGTGCGCCGCTTTTTAGATGATGGTCAACTCCCCCCCGCCGATGCGGTGCGCCTGGAGGAGATGATTAACTATTTCACCTACGACTATCCCGCTCCAGACAATCAACCCTTCGCCATTAACACTGAACTCTCCCAAGCCCCTTGGCAACCCCAGCACCAACTCCTCCGTATTGGCATTAAAGGGAAAGAAATTGAAAATGAAGCCCTCCCCCCCAGCAATTTGGTGTTTCTCTTTGACGTGTCGGGGTCGATGAATGATCCTGATAAACTCCCCCTCCTCAAGTCAGCTTTTCGATTATTGGTGAACGAGTTGCGCCCGGAGGACCGCGTTTCCATTGTGGTGTATGCCGGGGCAGCGGGTTTAGTCTTGCCCTCTACGTCCGGGGCCGAAAAAGAGACCATTCTCGCGGCTTTAGATAATTTAGAGGCAGGTGGCTCCACGGCGGGTGGTGAAGGCATTGAACTGGCCTACCAAGAGGCGGCGGAAAATTTCCTCGACAATGGCAATAACCGGATTATCCTGGCCACCGATGGTGATTTTAATGTGGGCATGTCCAGCGATGCAGAGTTGATTCGTCTGATCGAACAAAAGCGGGAACAGGATATTTTTCTAACGGTGTTGGGCTTTGGTACAGGCAATCTCAAGGATGCCAAGATGGAGCAACTGGCTAATAACGGTAATGGAAATTATGCCTACATCGACAACATCCTCGAAGCGAAAAAAGTATTGGTAACAGAAATGGGCGGTACGCTTTTAACTTTGGCGAAGGATGTGAAAATTCAGGTGGAATTTAATCCGGCCCAGGTGCAAGCTTACCGATTGTTAGGTTACGAAAATCGCCTGTTGGCAGCCCAGGATTTTAACGACGACACGAAAGATGCGGGGGAACTGGGCGCTGGTCATACAGTGACGGCCCTCTATGAAATTGTACCGGTGGGTGTTGATTCGCCCGTTGAGCTGCCGACCGTGGATGATTTGAAATACCAAGAAACACAACCCAATTCGGGAAATTTTGCGGGGGAATTGCTGCAACTAAAGCTCCGCTACAAGCCCCCCACTGGGGATAATTCAGAACTGATCACCCAGGCGATCGCCAATGACGGTAAACCCTTAGATCAAGCCTCTCCCGATTTCCGGTTTGCGGCAGCAGTGGCGGAATTTGGGATGCTGTTGCGGGACTCCCCCTATCGCGGCGAAAGTTCCTTTGATCAAGTTTTAGAACTCGCCCAGGGCAGCAAAGGGGCAGATCCCGAAGGCTACCGCAGTGAATTTATCCAACTGGTCAAAACAGCCCAGGCCTTGAAATTCTAG